A stretch of DNA from Rathayibacter sp. VKM Ac-2762:
CGAAGCCGATGACGAAGAGACCGCCCGCCGCCGCCCACTGCGTCGTGAGCACGGAGAGGAAGCCGAGCTGGTCGTACCAGAGGATGTCGGTGTACAGACCGGCGAAGACGAAGAACGCCACCACCAGGACGGCCACCACCACGACAGTGACGGCGAGGACGCTCCGTCTCTTCCGCGGCGGGGTTTCGGTTGCTGTGGAACTCACGTGAGGGCCTCTTGCTGTCGAGATGTGAGGGGAGGCCACCCATGCTATGCGACGGCTGTCCGGCTCACCTGGGCGTCGACCCGGGGTCGGCGGGCGGGATCAGTCGAGGGGAGCGGCGGTGCTGCAGTCCGGCAGCCCGGAGGTGTCGCCCGCGGCGATGCCCTTCAGTGCGGCGAGGGCGTCGTCGAGGGTCGAGACCGCGAGCACGTCGAGCCCGTCGGGGACGTGGCCGACGACCTCGTTGCAGTTGGTCGCGGGGGCGAGGAAGTACTCGGCTCCGGCACCCTCCGCCCCGTAGAGCTTCTGGCGGATCCCGCCGATGGCGCCGACCTCGCCGGCCGCGTCGATCGTGCCGGTCCCGGCGACGCTCCGCCCGCCGTTGAGCTCGCCCTCGGTGAGCTTGTCGATGATCCCGAGGGCGAACATCATGCCCGCGCTCGGCCCGCCCACGTCGTCCAGCTGGATGTCGACCTCGAACGGGAAGTCGAAGGCCGCTCCGGGGAGGACGCCGATGACGGCGGCGCCGTTCGAGTCGCGCGGCGTGACCTCCACCTCCTGCCGGACGCCCTCGCGCTCGATGCTGACCTGCACCGGGGAGCCGGTGCCCAGGGTCTGCAGGGTCGCGCGCAGGGCGGTCGCGTCGGCGACAGGGGTGCCCGCGACCGCGAGGATCTCGTCCCCCGCCTCCAGGACGCCCTCGGCCGGGGAGCCCTCGGGCACCTGCACGACCGAGACGCGCTGCTCGACGGGGTAGCCGAGCTCGGTGAGCGCGGCGGCGATCGCCTCCTGCTGGGAGTCGGTCATCTCGGCCTGGTTCGCCTCGTCGCGCTCCTCGACCGTGGAGGAGGGAGGGAAGATCGCGTCGACCGGGACGACCGCCTTGGTCCTGTCGAACCAGGCGCTCGCGACCTCGACCCAGGTGGGCAGGCTCTGCGGGTTGCCGACGACCGACACGGTGAGCATGTCGAGCGTGCCGGCCGTGGGATAGGTGGTGCGGTCCGGGATCGAGATGAGGGGCACGTCCTTGCTGCTGCCCAAAGTGTCGAACACGGGGCCGGGCTGCTCGATCACGTAGGGGGCGGGCGCGACGCCCAGACCGACCACGACGGCGACACCCGAGAGGAGGACGACCGGTCCGACCCACGGGCGGCGCGGGGAGGAGGAGGGGCGCGGGTCGTCGGAGAACAGCGACACGGGGGCCTTTCTGGCAACGGGTGGAGCGGCTCCGCCGGGATGTTCGCGGCGGGCGGAAGCGGGCTGGGCCCGAGCGGTGCTCTGCACGCCGAGGCCCCGGGCGCTCGGGCTAACGTAGCTTGCACGACTGGGAGTCGCGCCGGAACCGGCGCCCTGTGCAGGGCCGCGGAGGCGGTGCGGCGACCGGATTCACGTGAGCGACGGAGGGCTGATCCCGATGGCCGATGGCGACAGTGCGGACCGAGCGGGCGGCGGCTCCGAGGACGAGTTCCGGGAGATGCTGCGGCAGTTCCTCTCGGGGAACGGCCCGGTCGACCCCTCGCAGCTCGCCGGAGCGGCGGGACTGCCGAACGACCCGGTGGCCCTGCAGAACCTGCTCTCGCAGCTGCAGAGCGCGATGCAGCAGAACGGCGACGGCGGCGTCAACTGGACGCTCTCGCTCGAGCAGGCGAAGCAGCTCGCGCGCGCCGAGTCCGCGCCGGTGTCCGACTCCGTGCGGGCTCCGATCGACGCGGCCTTCGGCGTCGCCGCGCTCTGGCTCGACGAGGTCGCGTACGTCTCCGAGCTGAGCCGCACGCCGCGCTCGATCAGCCGCCTCGAGTGGATCTCCCTGACGATGCCGGTCTGGACCCAGCTCGCCGAGCCGGTGGCGCTGAGCATCTCGGACGCGCTGACCCGCGTGCTCCGCGAGCAGGCCCCGGAGGAGATGCAGGCGATGATCGCCGGTGCCGAGGGCATGATGCGCGGGATCGGCGGCACCCTGTTCGCCCTGCAGCTGGGCCAGGTCGTCGGGCAGCTCGCCGCCGAGGTCGTCTCGGGCGGCGACATCGGCATCCCGCTGCTGGAGGAGAACGACGCGGCGATCCTGCCGCAGAACGTCGCCGCGTTCGGCGAGGGCCTCGACATCCCGCTCGACCAGGTGCAGCTGTACCTGGCGGTCCGCGAGCTCGCGCACGCCCGCCTCTTCCGGCACGGCAAGTGGCTCCGTCTCGCCCTCATCTCGCAGATCACCGACTTCGCGCGCGGGATCAGCATCGACACCACCCGCCTCGAGGAGCTGGCCGAGGGCTTCGACCCGTCGAACCCCGAGGAGCTCCGCGACGCGATGACCTCCGGCGCGCTCATCCCGCCGAAGACGGAGGAGCAGCTCGCCGCGCACGGCCGCCTCGAGACCGTCCTCGCCCTCATCGAGGGGTGGGTCGACGTCGTCACCGCGGCGGCGACCACCCGCCTGCCCAGCGCCGGGGCGATCGCCGAGACGGTCCGCCGCCGCCGCGCCTCCGGCGGGCCGGCCGAATCCGCCTTCGCCACCCTCGTCGGCCTGGAGCTGCGCCCGCGCCGCCTCCGCGAGGCCGCCGCGATGTGGCAGGCCGTGACCGACGCCGTCGGGCCCGAGGCCCGCGACTCCCTCTGGTCGCACCCCGACCTGCTCCCCGGCTCGGAGGACCTGGACGACCCGAGCGCGCTCGTCGCCCGGCTCACGGCCGAGGCCCGCGGCGAGACCCCGGAGCCCGACGAGATGGACCGCGCGCTGGAGGACCTGCTGAACGGCACGATGCCGCGCGAGGGCGACGGCGCCTCCGGAGACGCTCCGGACACGACCGACGACGCCGGCTCGCCGGACGACGACGACCGCGGCTCCTCCCCCACGGGCGACCGCCCCGTCTGACCCCCCGTCCGGCGCCCGCCTGTGGACAACTCGCGCGGCGCCGGGCCGGTCTCGGTCATGATCGCCGGATGGTGCTCCGGCTCGATCCCCGACTCCCCCTGCTCTGGCGCTCCGCGACCGCGGTGCAGCTCGGCCTCGACCGGCCGCACGCGGTGCTGGACGGCATCGGCTACCCGGAGGAGCTGCTGCTCGACGCCCTCCGCGTGGGCACCAGCGCCGGCACCGTCCGCCTGATCGCGGCGCGCGCCGGAGCGAGCGAGGCGCGGGTCGACGAGGTGCTCGAGGCGCTCCGGCCGGTCCTGCTGCGCAGCGTCGAGCCAGGCCCTCCCCCGGCACCGCGGGTCGTCGTCGAGGGGACGGGCGCGGCACCGGACGCACTGCGCACGCTGCTCCGGAGCGAGGGCTGCTCACTGCTCGCCGACGACGGGACGCCGGACCTCGCCGTGCTGATCGCCGACTTCGCGGTCGCCCCCGCCCGCGCCGCGCACTGGCTCGCGGCCGACGTGCCGCACCTGGCGGTGGTGTTCGGCGACGAATCGGTGCGCCTCGGGCCCCTGGTGGAGCCGGGGTCCGGACCGTGCCTGCACTGCGCCGAGCGGGACCGGATGGACC
This window harbors:
- a CDS encoding PDZ domain-containing protein, yielding MSLFSDDPRPSSSPRRPWVGPVVLLSGVAVVVGLGVAPAPYVIEQPGPVFDTLGSSKDVPLISIPDRTTYPTAGTLDMLTVSVVGNPQSLPTWVEVASAWFDRTKAVVPVDAIFPPSSTVEERDEANQAEMTDSQQEAIAAALTELGYPVEQRVSVVQVPEGSPAEGVLEAGDEILAVAGTPVADATALRATLQTLGTGSPVQVSIEREGVRQEVEVTPRDSNGAAVIGVLPGAAFDFPFEVDIQLDDVGGPSAGMMFALGIIDKLTEGELNGGRSVAGTGTIDAAGEVGAIGGIRQKLYGAEGAGAEYFLAPATNCNEVVGHVPDGLDVLAVSTLDDALAALKGIAAGDTSGLPDCSTAAPLD
- a CDS encoding zinc-dependent metalloprotease, whose amino-acid sequence is MADGDSADRAGGGSEDEFREMLRQFLSGNGPVDPSQLAGAAGLPNDPVALQNLLSQLQSAMQQNGDGGVNWTLSLEQAKQLARAESAPVSDSVRAPIDAAFGVAALWLDEVAYVSELSRTPRSISRLEWISLTMPVWTQLAEPVALSISDALTRVLREQAPEEMQAMIAGAEGMMRGIGGTLFALQLGQVVGQLAAEVVSGGDIGIPLLEENDAAILPQNVAAFGEGLDIPLDQVQLYLAVRELAHARLFRHGKWLRLALISQITDFARGISIDTTRLEELAEGFDPSNPEELRDAMTSGALIPPKTEEQLAAHGRLETVLALIEGWVDVVTAAATTRLPSAGAIAETVRRRRASGGPAESAFATLVGLELRPRRLREAAAMWQAVTDAVGPEARDSLWSHPDLLPGSEDLDDPSALVARLTAEARGETPEPDEMDRALEDLLNGTMPREGDGASGDAPDTTDDAGSPDDDDRGSSPTGDRPV